A stretch of DNA from Candidatus Bathyarchaeum sp.:
AGAAACAATAGTAAACATGTTTGCAGGAGTGGGGTGCTATTCTATCGCCATTGCAAAGCATTCAAGGCCTAAAACTGTTTATTCAATTGACATTAATCCGCTTGCTTTTAAGTACCTTATTGAAAATATTCGTCTCAACAAAGTGGAGAAAATTGTTGTACCCTTCCAAGGAGACGCAAAAACAATAATCCAAAACAAGTTGCAAAACATTGCCGACAGGGTTTTAATGCCTTTGCCAGAACTGGCTTACACTTATCTAGACTCCGCTGTTTTAGCTCTAAAGCCAGAAGGCGGTTGGATTCATTTGTATGATTTTGTGTACACAAAAAAAGACCAAAATCCAGTAAAAAAAGTTGAAGATAAAGCTATAGAAAAACTTTCGACGTTGTGCATGGGTTTTTCAGTAAAGTTTGGGCGAGTTGTTAGACCAATTGGACCCCACTGGTATCAGGTTGTTTTAGACATAATGTTACAGAAATAGTTGGCAAATGTTTTATAACCACACCCTTGAACAATATTACCGAGCGAGGAATCAAATAATGAAAAAGAAACTAATGGACATCCTAGCTTGTCCTATAGATAAACACTATCCTTTAGAGTTGCACATTTTTGAAGAAAACAACGAAGTCGCAGAAGGCATAATCATTTGTCCTAAATGCTCACGATGGTATCCTATACGCGAAGAAATCCCAGAGATGTTACCTGACGAACTGCGCGAAGAAAAAGATGAAATGATCTTCATGAAAAAATGGAAACAAAAATTCCCAAAACAAATACTAGAAGAAGGAAAACCCTTCAATCTAGGAAAATAACAAAAAACTTATTGTTGCCGGTCAGGCAGTTGAGAATAGTTTCCATCTGAGGTTCGATAAACCGCAAATTGACCAACAGTTTCCCAGCCGCTTTCCGTATTTCTTCTAAGCTGAACAGTAAGAACCTCTGCAGAAGGGTCAGATTTTCCTGGCCAAACAGTTAAACCCAGATAGTCAGTTTCACTTATACGTTTGTAAAATCTTGCTTTTGGTTGAGACGGACTCATTTTATTCACTGCAAAATATTGGGAGTCAATACTTTTTATTTTTTTAGGAACCAAATAGTCTAACTAAACAATCAGCAATAAACCCAAAACTGCAATAACACTCTGAACAGCTACGATAAACAGCACAACATCTTTTTCGTAAACTTTGGTTTTCAGTTTTTTCAGGATCCAAATAGCCAAGTGAGTAGTATCATAGATGTG
This window harbors:
- a CDS encoding class I SAM-dependent methyltransferase family protein encodes the protein MKGNLKKVLADKLKPKELQQLYKSYDVIGDVALLRVPASIECYTELIAKTVMDTHREVKSVWRQTSSVSGNYRIRDLKFVLGKKTTQTRYKEHGCSYKTDLQKTYFSPRLSFERLRIAKLVQKAETIVNMFAGVGCYSIAIAKHSRPKTVYSIDINPLAFKYLIENIRLNKVEKIVVPFQGDAKTIIQNKLQNIADRVLMPLPELAYTYLDSAVLALKPEGGWIHLYDFVYTKKDQNPVKKVEDKAIEKLSTLCMGFSVKFGRVVRPIGPHWYQVVLDIMLQK
- a CDS encoding Trm112 family protein, translated to MKKKLMDILACPIDKHYPLELHIFEENNEVAEGIIICPKCSRWYPIREEIPEMLPDELREEKDEMIFMKKWKQKFPKQILEEGKPFNLGK